tgaacctacatccttgtgcactgtaatgtgagcactcaaccaggtgcaccacagcctggctccccacctcagtttctctgtctctacctaattgttgctatgtttcatattggtatgttccccttccccccaactctgagagaattggtttggcccttgcatgagccggctttccgctggcccgcctgccctcatgctatgaagtctggacagatcccggaccacccggagaccacgggctctctaccgaaactgggccccctggccgagatctccagctcgggtctgaaggcagacaagctagaatatgcagagattcatccagagatcacaacctacaattcctagaagtggagctgcgtgggaagccacctccagatggtgacccctcccccaacaactaagacagtacaaatctaaattcgtgtttaaaatgacatgtcttcgcaacgaaggtttctctccttgtgtattaaagaccatgtttacgtgtgtgtttaaagtttggtaacattaactttaaggttaaaaatataactttaaggctatattcttaccagacagagttaaatgaaaaaagttttcaatgtaattctcataaagataaaattaacttacatttaaagtctgaggtaaaaattggtttaaatatcaatatattttaacgaagttggtaaaaaaaaaaacctgcgcacacctagggtgtgtctccatcttgaatgggtgtaacaaaaagttaaaaagacgttgttgatatgtaaaactctcaaattccttctcaattagaaacgttagattgcgctacggttatgctaataattctcatgcgtgaggcctttttctttctatggttcatgcttgcctttccacattttattgtttgaactttaaatagccttggaatcatgctggaagggacttccaattataatagagttatcaattgtggtaaacttctaacctgctgcaagttttgtttcataagtaagtgaattgcagctgtcaagttctctacagaaaagcagaattccgatggctgacattccccattgagacagacgtacaacaattcaccccttcgCAATTCTTCGgtagacatctgctttggacttctatcggactcactggtacacctcggacactttgcacaaaactagcggcttccctttatgctgctgggtttctcaaagactgactgcagccatgccttgggactctaggccatacacccccatgctagaaaaatgcccgtcgagacatgtacgccccccagaggcaggaaatgttttttttaagctgataaagttttgcccacagaggcaaaaaacgcccccctcaggccttcccttggcagctcactggttcttgttactcgcttacatgtttctccatgtttgtgccagtttcttgtttgaaaatgcctgtatgatataggtttctgttcaccccacacccctgatactgtggtcatttagttaaaaacagaagggggaattgttggtatgtttcatattggtttgctccccttctccccgacctctgagagaattggtttggcccttgctagttttgcgcccctctttctcccggccccctatgctaaggacgtccagagtcccagcagcagccgcggaggaataatgatagggaagcacatggtgtggtgatttgcctgttcatgaataaagattaaactacaacttctcagcccagccgtgtgtccccgagtctctgtctactgccgtgatgctagcctggcctgctgaagccagtccgaactttaacaacacctaataaatgcatacatattttatattgattgatttaataatcaacaagaccagagggcaagaggggtacaattccacataattcccaccaccagagttccgtgtcccatcccttccattggaagccttcctgttctttatccgtctgggaccatggacccaggatgattatgaggtacatatgaatatatatattttttaaaagaatcaaaacAGTTGGAGAGGGGAGGACACATGGTACTGGTGTCACATTTGTGCCCTTGGACCTTCCCCAAGCACAAtgtaaaaatgtgaaaaatctagaaataataaataataataaacacctgACCATGAGCACAGTCTCCAGCCTCCTGAGCCACTGGAGCCCACAGGCCAGTTTGTGAGGCTCCTGGGGAGCCTGGAAGGTGTGAGTCTCACTCAGAGGAGGGAAGAGGTGTTGATCTCTCACTCAGAGGGGTTACCTGGAGGTCAAGGCCAAATCAACTAACACCAACCTGATTCTGAGGGTTTCTTCTTCCTTAAAATGTATTTGCTgtgtttgacacacacacacacacacacacacacacacacacacagagagagagagggggagagagagaaagagacacacagagagagggagataccagagttcagggactgaacctggggcctctggagcCTCACAGACAAGTCATGTGCTCTACCATGTTGAGCTCTCTCCCTGGCCCAAAGGTCTCTTTCTTCCACCACTGACTCCATGGCCTTGCATGTACATGAATGAACATTCTCTCAGGACTTTTGCTTTTTTACACTTTCAGTGATATGAGATCAAACACACAGCTGTTTCTCCTGCTAAGTGTTCTTGACATATGCACTTGTTGAAGTTTGCAGCTTAAGTGTTTCATGTTATCTACTTAATCAATATTTAGACAGCAAAAGATGCTTTTACACACCTTTAgagatttatttcttttcatgaaCAAGAGAGGCATTTGTGGTTCCAGGGACTGAACATGGGGCCTTTTGCATGCAAACTCTGCATTACCCAGTGAGCTACAGTCTcagtcctctctcttcccccagagAGTTATttgatttagagagagagaaagaaagagaagaggagacaacTCAGCATGTCCCCAACAcccatgaggctttcccccagtgccatggtattcccatatggtgctgggtcTTGAACTCGGGAAATGTGCACAGCAAAGCTGGTGGCCTAACCCATGAGTTATCTCTATGACCCCCGCCTTCTTTAGCATCTTTAcccagaatgattttttaaaaagacttcctcctttcttctctctttctctctctctctctctctctctctctctctctctctctctttcctttatccTGAGTACTGAtcaatctggtttatggtggtgctggggattaggtCTGAGTCCTTGGAATCTCAGGTGAAAGTcatttttcagaaccattatatAATCTCCCTGACCCTAAGatatatttatcttttatgagagaagagagaataatAGATgcgatagagatagacagatagatagatggatggatgccaTGGCATTATTCAACACActgtattggggattgaacctgggactccatgCTTGATGTAATGTTTCATGATCACTTTATAGCTATTACTCAGCTGTCTCCCAGTATCTCCTAGGCTCCCTCTTCACcttagcctctttttttttaaacaatagaaacagagacagagaggagagagagagagaggtgaataattaaaaaaataacaacaaaccaCAACACAGAAGCTAATTTCATTGCAGTGGGGaccatgcttgaacctgggttcaacacTGTCTTTAACAATGAATTTAGCTCAACACCAGGCAGGTTCcagccatccagccagccagccagccccaGATTGTTGGGTACATAAAGACTGTGTTGTTTCTCTGTCACAGGTATTGCTGAGAGGACCAGCTTTGCAGCAGCTCTGATGGCTCCATGGCTTCACACTGAAGGAAACCATGAAGTCTGAAGTTCATATTCTAGTGgagaaatgaattttattttttattttaaaaaaagactcactTACCACaggggagaccagagcaccactcagctctggcataaggtgataTCAGTagttgaacctgcaaccttttaGGGCCTCAGGTATGTAAGGTCTGCGTACTATCAAGCTGAGCTGGTTCCCTGGCCCCCTAAAACGGGAGGCCCTTTGGAGCTCAGAGCTCTGAGCACAATGCCCACAGCCTGCACCCCCTGGACCAGCtctgattggcagatgcaacagCCAATGGACAACTTCCCCCAAGATATCACACTACGGGGCTTCCAGGAGCCTCCCCCTCCCAACCTGGGCCCCTGGGTGGCTCCCCCTCTGGACTGTCCGCCACAGCCAGACCCACAGCCCTTCCCTTCCTTGCCCTTCTCACCTTGTAGATTCAGGTTGTGTCTTACAGGTCTGAGGTGGGCACTTGTAGAACTGGGTTTCTCCTacgtggggggtagggggggtcAGGAGAGAAGTCACACCTTAGGCTTTGAGAAGGTATAAAGTACAGGGGCAGATGAAGTGATTTtgatgaaagagacagaggccagagcatggctcagctctggcatatggtgatgccagAGTCTGACCCTCAGGCAAGCACATCTCCCCAACTCTGTGCTAGATCACTTAATAGAAATGACCTTGGACGGGGGAGATAGTgcgatggttttgcaaaaagactcttatgcccaaggctccaaaatcTTAGGTTCAGACCCCTGCAcacccataagccagaactgagcagtgttccagtgaggggggggggttttctcaagtccacagaatGATGCTTGAGATGCTTGAGGCTTGTTTTGGGGAGGGAAGAAATGGGAGTCAGAGAAGTGGCTTGCTCCTGTGCAAAGCCACACAGCTGAGGGGAAGGCAGATACCTGGCAGAGCACAGCTGTGTCAGCTTGAAGGCCAGGAGTccacagagggagacaccacCCAGGAATGTCAGCACGATCAGGACCCCCGAGAAGTATCCTGACAGGTGGAAGCTGCTGTCAGCCTGAAGGCTGctgaaccctggaagcagagGGAAACACGGGGTGAGAAACTCCACTcgctccctgccctcccctcggTCCTCCAGTGGTGGACAGAGCACTGTCCACAGATCCTGTGAGTGAGAAATGACCAAGAAACTCTCTCTGGGAAGTGGAGAGTTGTGATGAATCACAGATGTGTCTGATGCCGTTGCAGGAACAGGGGGCTCTGGAGGAGGACAAGTCCAGGCCAGGGGACAGATAGCGAATGGTTGGGCACCCAGGACCACTGCACAGATTCCCACAGAGCTCGAGCTGCGAGCCAGGCAGTGCATGAGGCCTGGGGACGAGTGAAGAGCATGGAGCTATCCAGGCCTCTGTCCTCCAGAAGCCGGGACTGGAGGGAGGCTGGTCACTAGGTCCTGGAATCCCtgcttttatttccttccttccttccttccttcctccctcccttccttttcttttttttttccttcctttccctctctctcttttttccttctccctcttcctctcctcctctttttcctgtcCTTTGTGCCTATGTCTCTGTGTGATGCAGAGATGAGGgggtgagatttaaaaaaaacatctctGCAAGGTgtcttccccattctctctctctctctcctccagggttatctatgggaCTTGATGCTGATactatgaacctactgctcctagaggccatttgtaCCTTTTTATtagctaagacagaaagaaattgaaagaggaggggaagatagaaagggagagagaaagacagactgatagatacctacagacttgcttcaccgctgcttgtgaagcaccctccctgcaggtggggatccagcagctcaaacccaaatccctgtgagggtccttgtgcttagtactatgtgtacttaactgggcatagcaccacccagcccctagacaaACTCTCTACTGATTCAGGTCTCTGACAGCACAGCTCTGCTTCCTTGGCACCACCTAactcagtgtctttctcttcctctcagtggGAACCACTTGTTGGCACACAGAGGCCCTCAGAGGAGACGGTCTGGTGACCAGGAGCTCTGACTCCCCCAGCTTGTGTTCTCAGAGCTGCATGGACCCCACGCCGACAGCAGACTCTACCTCTGCAGGGAGAGATGGGCCTCAAGCTGGAATGGCCCTGTGCACAGTGGAGCTCAGTCTTTGCAGGCTCACCTGACCTGACATCCATTCCAGCTCTGATCTGAGGGCCTCAGGGCCTCAGAGAGGAGGCAGCACTGGGCTCGGGCCTCCCAGCTGCGCTGAGTGTGGCTTGGGCAGGAGGAGAGGGCACCCCAGGGAGAGGCAGTGTCCAGACAGAGGCTCAGGGTGGGGAATTGGGACCCAGGACCCCAGAGGGGAGCAGATGCACTCACGTGGCCTGTCCACAATCACTTCCCTGTACAGGCTCAGCCCCGTGGCGGGGTTCTCCAGCACACAGCGATATCTGCCCAGCTGCTCCTTGGTCAGACTCCAGAGGGTGATGCTGTGCCCCGAGTAGCTCAGGGGGGCGCCGTTGTGGGTCCAGCGGTACTTGGGGCTTGGCCAGCAGCTGAGGGTGGTGCAATTTATCTCCACCTTGGAGCCGATCTCTGCTCCTATGGTGTCAAATACATTTTGAGGTTTGCTCCAAAGGCTTACATCGTATGGCCCATCTGCAGAGACAGGACAAGAGCCCTCAGCTATATTTCTGACCCCTGTGGATCTAACCCACTTCCTCAGTGAAAATCCATCACTAGCCAAATCTCTACTCTAGCAGAAGCCGAGACCTGCCCTAGGAAAGAGCGTCTGTACACActgcttctctgtgtgtctttattTCCAAAgtccaggacacacacacacacacacacacacacacacacacaccactgcacTGCAGCTTCCTACAGGGCCACAGCACCTCCCACGAGGTACCAGGCTGGCTTCTGGGCGGCACCCAAGGCAAGGCTCTACCCAGTAAGCTGCCAGCACTGTGAGTCCAGTGCTCCTGGCACCCTTCCCCCATCCTCAGTCCTTTTCTAGTTTATTAGCTAGGACAAGTGCTTGGGCAGACAGGATAATGTCTATGCAGAGAgattgtcatacctgaggctccaaagtcccaggttcagtcccccacaccaccataagccagtgctctgataaaaaccaACCAATCAAACAACCAAACAACCAAaaaacaggacagacagaaattcataggtagggaaggaggagataggatgagagatagatatctgcagacctgcttcaacacttgtaaagtgtcccccccctgcagtttgggagtgggggcttgaatccagggccttgcacatggtgatgtgtgtgtttaagagcAGGTGAACCACAGCCCAGTTCCTTGATTTtcaattttaactttttaaaaattttgcatCTTTGGACCCTGTACATGTGAGATTTTACTGCTCTGggctttttcagatggagagagagagagagggataccacaacactgaactTTCCCCTGGGGCCCTGAGAAAATCCCATGGGACCCTGGGCTCATGTCTGGGCCACACACAGGATAAAGcacacaccctacctggtgagctacctccctggccattccactgctgctgctgctactaatACCTTCCATCATCAAGCACTggggtgggctgcccagtggtTAGCCCTCTACCATAGTTGGAGGCTGCACGCTGCTGAGGGGCCTAATGCTGGACTTGCTCTCAAGCCGCTTCTTGTCCCCTTCTGGGGACAGTCACAGAGCTGCTGTCGGGAGCCTGAGGGACTGCCCCATGGCCCCAATTTAACttattggtctgcttctaagaccccttctgtttcattggtttaatcccccctgcttcacactgtattctatttacataaccactggtaactaagcaccgccctgcctgcagggcattggtttaatccccactggttcatgatgtctttttgctccgccccctctcgtagtacaccctgatttgcaccactgtctcttttcgctccaccctctctacatcacaccctgtttccaccctacgtGGCGAGtacatatataaggacaggattgtgattatagatggagagcttagcttagattgtgctgcgttccacatgaataaagagatactgctgcctagctcagccatgagtctctggtcgtctgtctcccgctccTGAAGCTAGACCAACATTAACTGAtggtttggtttttctttttcttttcttttctttttttttaactaaagccCTGTTCAGCTGaggtttatggtggagctgggggttgAATCGGGGCCCgcagagcctcagacatcagaGACATTTTACAGAACCTCTACGCTGTCTTCCTGGCTCCTGTTCCCAGGGGTTAAGGGCTTTAGACTTCAACttgtgtcaggctgagcttcactgacgggagacagacgaccagggactcatggctgagctgtacgcagtatctctttattcatgcaggacgcagcacaatctataccaagctagactaaactaacaactaactaaaatgaacaatattgtctttatatatacttcccaagtagggtgtgaacaggatgtgatacagagagggtagagagaaaagtgactggtgaaaatcagggtgtaacaaggagaggatcagggtgtgacaaggagagggggcggagcaggcgagaatcctatcactgaaccaccaatgccctggagggagtgtggtgctttatgtaaatgtaaaagtgatttatgtaaatagaccaaagctttgaatgggatcaatcaatccctatataggcgtatggttaagcagaagccagggggagctggcatactacccaacaaactTGAATGCCAGGCCAAGAAGCAGTCTCTTGTTTACTCCGAATCCAGGCCTCAGTGAACCCCCACCAACCATTTCTAGTGTGAGAAGCAGGCATGAGCTGCCCCTTTAAAAATACCTGGACTTTGGCTTCTGAACCCAAAGAGACAAGACCCACCCACCCGGGTCATGTCCCACCCCCACCCGGCACCTCCTGCCTTTGTCCCCCACCCTGGAAGACCCCCGCCCTTCCCTGGTGTCACCCCCAAGCGCCCAGGCACTCACAGGTCACTGACAAAACAATGAGCTCACTCCGCTGGACTTCATCCTTGAAGTTGACTATCTGGCACTGAACACTGTCATAGCGTCTGACCCAGTGCAGCGTCAGGGTCTTGTTGTCCGGGGACAGCGTCATCTGGTCGTTGCTGGACACCAGCCGGGAATTCACATGCCACAAGACCTTTGTGGCATCGGTGTGGCAGGTGGCCAGTACAGGGTCCAAGTACTCCGCTACGGAGGTGGCATTGAGCGAGAGGCCAGGTTTGCCGCTGGGCTCTGTGTGAAGCCGTGAAGGAGGGCAGGTGAGCAGAGGGGTCTGCACCAGCCCAGCCCTGCTTCTTTCAGCGGGGTCTGCTTGGGCGGGAGAGAAGTCAGGAGTGGGAGCTGGGTCAGGGGAGCAGCTGGGagtagagagggacagggagggaggggagtgggggtgcCTGGGTCCATTTGCCCGGGTCTGTGTTATTGCCCTGGCTCCCTCCCACTTATGGTGAATTCTGGCACGGGCACACAGCTAATGGTGCTGATGTCCTATTTCAGCACAGCAAGGAGCAGTGAGCAGAATGCAGAGCAAGAGCTGGCTTTTACACTCTGTAACGATGCTCCAGGAAGCTGTGTGCCAGTCACTCTACTCATTTTTATGcaaatatattatttatgtactgggtagagagagaaattggaagggggagataggaagagagagagaaaaagagagacacctgttgcctTGCTCAACTgcgtgtgaagctcccccctgcaggtcagggctggggtttaaacctgggcgcccgcacactgtaacaggtgtgccacctcctggtccccgtTCATCTCACAGACACCCTCTGGCCCTTCATCATACCTGATGGCAGCGAGCACCCACTCTACAGATGAGGAAAGTGAGGGGCAGAGGGAAGACAGGGACCCGGGGCCGAGCGGTGTAGACAGGGCCAGAGGGAAGCGGGACTGGCAGTCTTCAACCCCCCAGGGAAGCCCCAGGACAGAATTCCAAGATGGCCCTGTGGTCACACCTGGATGATCCCCTGAATGTGGGTGGGACCTGGGTCTTTCTTCCAACCTATAAAATGTGGCCAAGATGATGGCCTGTCACTCCCACTGTCCCCTTTGTTGCAGAAGACTCTACCTCACTGttctagagagggagaggtatcAGTGGGCTTCAAAGAAGCCAACAGCAGCCACAGCCCTCTCCTGGGAGTGTCAGACCTCGGGCCTGGCCAGGCCACACCAGCTCCCCCACAGCAGCTGTGGGGATCCACGGGCTTGGGGAGAGCCCTTCTTTCTGTGAATAGCACAGGTAACCTCAGCACTGCTAGTGGAGCTGGAGCACCTGAGGGCGGGGAGTGTCCCTCCCACAGGGAGAAGCCGGGTGAGCAAAGCAGAGACCCCAGTGTCACCTGGACACAAGGATAATAGGACTCCAGTGGGCCTTGGTCACCAGTCCCCTGGGACCCCTCTCCCTGTGTCAGGGCTTGGGGCCACCTGCCATCTCACCTCCAACCTGGAACAAGGCTGTTGCTGTCTGCTTCTCACGGTCCGTGGCCACCCTGACGGTGTAGTGGCCGGTGTCACCCCACTCGGCCCTGCTGAAGTACAAGTTGCCATAGCTGGTCACGTTCATCCTGCTGTTGTACTCAGGCCCCGGGGCCCAGGTCTTGGAGGGGGGCTGATAGCTGATGATCCTGGTGTCCTCACTGGGCTGGGTGCCACGGTGCCAGCTGATGTCTGTGACGACCTTGGGCATATCCATGACTATCAGTTCACTCTCTTCTCCCACAAACCATTTGAGAAACTCTGGGTTAATGTAGATTTGGGCAGAAGCTGGGCAGAGACTGCAGGCCACCAGACCAGCTGAGAAAGATGAGAGTTAGTTTAGACCACCCAGTGGGGGTATGTGCTCCGTCAGTCTGCCAGTCAGGGTGGTGTGAGTCTCCTCTAAGAGGCTGGGACCTCCAGGATCCCCCAAATCCCTGAGACCCCCAGCTCTGATTCTCTGGGCAGGACACAGCCCATGTGTCCCACAGGACAGTGCCCAGGGCTCCCTGtgtgtgagagacacagagacacagagagtccTGGGCAGGGAGCGTGTGCAAGGCCtgtgaggagagaggggggagtaaTTCTGGGCAGTGAGGTTGGGGTGGGTGGACATGTACGCTGAGTGGGGGGTGAGGTAGCGGGATCCAAGTGTGTGAGCTCAGGTGAGGCCATGCCCCtagcctctccccccaccctcagacCTGCACACTTGGCTCTTACCCACAAGGAACAGTCCCCTCCACGGGTTGTGTCTGGTTCTGGGAAGGTCCATGATCCAGTGGTGGGGTCTCTCGGGGGACAGGCTGCCTCTTTGTCCTCCTCACATGTGGCTCTGAGCTGCACACAGTCCAGCATGTCTCCTTCCGGGATGGACTTAGACCCACAGTGAGGAGGGGCGAGAAGGCTGGCCGCAGGGGATTCTGCCcttatctttatgattttatgtctgcttataaattttattatctattgggctgttggaaaagacaCACAGTGTCtctgcagagaaaaatggaaaaaatacatcatgacttttccgacagacCAATATTTACCTTTTGGGGGTGCACACCCTTTTAGTTGTTAAAATGAAAAACTCATCTAGGGTGGGGGCATTCCAAAGACCTTACTGGTTTTAATCAGAGGTTCATGAATAAACGTCACAGTCCTTGTAGACGGTAGAGGAAACCAAggtattaaacacacacacacacacactctctctctctctgtgcaagAATGAAAGTTTTATAGCATAGAGGGTGGGACCTGGGAGTGTGTGTCCAAGAGGGATAGGGGTGTTAGGGCCTGTTCTGTTCCCACACCAACACTTTAATTACAGACAGACAGATCTCAGATTCCATCCCTTGTGGTGGTGAGGGCGGCCCGGCTGGAGCTGCAGTGAAGTCAGGTAAAAGATGCTGGTTAGGTCCTGTGGGAATTTTGCACAGGTGACTAAAAATGGGccttttgtctctttccttctctttctcctcctcctctctctctctctctctccccccctccccccccccatttatggtggtgctgggattgaacctggaagctttggtgcctcaggcctgaaagtctttttgcagaaccaatatgctatctcttCAGGCCCCTGTCTCTTTCTAACATAAGCCATCTGGACAAACCCACAAGGTGCTACGGGGCCCAGACACCTGATTCTATGCCAGGTGTCCTGCCTTTATTTGCCTCATGGTTGAGACTTCACATGAGGTCAGTGTAGAAGTACTCATCTAAACGTGTGCAGCTCTGTAAGTATGCACACACCTCCACAATCATAAACATAtagcagggtggggagagagcagaACGGCCACATAA
The DNA window shown above is from Erinaceus europaeus chromosome 2, mEriEur2.1, whole genome shotgun sequence and carries:
- the CEACAM18 gene encoding carcinoembryonic antigen-related cell adhesion molecule 18, with translation MDLPRTRHNPWRGLFLVAGLVACSLCPASAQIYINPEFLKWFVGEESELIVMDMPKVVTDISWHRGTQPSEDTRIISYQPPSKTWAPGPEYNSRMNVTSYGNLYFSRAEWGDTGHYTVRVATDREKQTATALFQVGEPSGKPGLSLNATSVAEYLDPVLATCHTDATKVLWHVNSRLVSSNDQMTLSPDNKTLTLHWVRRYDSVQCQIVNFKDEVQRSELIVLSVTYGPYDVSLWSKPQNVFDTIGAEIGSKVEINCTTLSCWPSPKYRWTHNGAPLSYSGHSITLWSLTKEQLGRYRCVLENPATGLSLYREVIVDRPRDSLQADSSFHLSGYFSGVLIVLTFLGGVSLCGLLAFKLTQLCSARRNPVLQVPTSDL